Part of the Yersinia hibernica genome, TGGAAAACGGCACTGAGTATGCCGAAACCGGTAGCTTGGAATTCTCTGGTGTGACGGTGGACGAAACCACCGGCTCCATCACTATCCGCGCTATCTTCCCTAACCCGAATGAAGCATTGTTGCCAGGGATGTTCGTCCGCGCCCGTCTGGATGAAGGTGTCCGCCCTGATGCACTGTTAGTGCCTCAACAAGGTGTGACGCGCAATCCTCGTGGTGAAGCCACCGCGATGGTCGTCGGAGCGGATGACAAAGTTGAGCTGCGTACACTGGTCGCAAATCAAGCTATTGGTAATAAATGGTTGGTGACTGACGGCTTGAAAGCAGGCGATCGTCTGATTGTTTCCGGTTTACAGAAAATCAGACCGGGCGTGCAGGTGAAAGTGCAAGAAGTTACTGATACAGAACAAAAAACAGCCCCGGCTGACACAGCGAAGAAGTCTTAAAAGGAGCCGGTAATTCATGGCTAAGTTCTTTATAGATCGACCTATTTTCGCCTGGGTTATCGCCATCATAATTATGTTGGCGGGTGGCCTTGCGATAATGAAATTACCTGTCGCGCAATATCCGACCATTGCGCCACCGGCAATTACAATCTCCGCCAACTATCCTGGCGCCGATGCGACGACTGTGCAGAATACAGTTACGCAGGTTATCGAACAGAACATGAACGGTATCGATAACCTGTTGTATATGTCTTCCAGCAGTGACTCCTCCGGTAACGTTCAGTTGACGTTGACCTTTAACTCAGGCACTGACCCCGATATTGCCCAGGTTCAGGTGCAGAACAAACTGCAATTAGCCATGCCATTGCTGCCGCAAGAAGTTCAGCAGCAAGGTGTGAGTGTTGAAAAGTCCAGTAGTAGCTTCTTAATGGTTGCCGGCTTCATTTCTGAAGATGGCACCATGCAACAGGAAGATATCGCGGACTATGTAGGTTCTAACGTCAAAGACCCTATCAGCCGTACCGCTGGGGTGGGTGACGTTCAGCTATTTGGTTCCCAATATGCGATGCGTATTTGGATGGATCCGCACAAACTGAATAACTTCGGTTTGACGCCTGTTGATGTTATCAACGCGATTAAAGTACAAAACAACCAAGTTGCCGCAGGTCAATTAGGCGGTACGCCACCAGTACCGGGTCAAGAATTGAACTCCTCCATTATTGCTCAAACGCGTTTGACCAATGCAGAAGAGTTCAGCCAGATCATGCTGAAAGTGAATACTGATGGCTCTCAGGTTCGTCTGAAAGACGTTGCTATCGTTCAACTGGGTGCTGAAAGCTATAACATCATTGCCCGTTATAACGGTAAGCCAGCGGCAGGTATCGGTATTAAGCTGGCAACAGGGGCTAACGCCCTGAACACCTCTGCGGCAGTAAAAGCGGAATTGGCAAAATTACAGCCTTTCTTCCCGGCAGGTTTGAAAGTGGTTTACCCGTACGACACCACACCGTTCGTTAAAATCTCTATTAACGAGGTGGTTAAGACGCTGGTAGAAGCTATTATCCTGGTGTTCATCGTCATGTATCTGTTCTTGCAAAACTTCCGCGCAACGTTGATTCCAACGATTGCGGTACCGGTCGTATTGTTGGGAACCTTTGCCATTCTCTCCGCCTTAGGCTATTCGATAAACACGCTGACGATGTTCGGGATGGTGTTGGCGATCGGGCTATTGGTAGATGATGCCATCGTGGTGGTAGAGAACGTCGAACGTGTGATGCAAGAGGAAGGGCTACCACCGAAAGAAGCCACCAAGAAATCCATGGAGCAAATCCAGGGTGCCTTGGTGGGGATTGCGCTGGTACTTTCTGCGGTATTTATCCCGATGGCCTTCTTCGGCGGCGCGACCGGGGCAATTTATCGTCAGTTCTCAGTGACTATCGTTTCAGCCATGGTGCTGTCGGTTCTGGTGGCGTTAATTCTGACACCAGCACTGTGCGCCACCATGCTCAAACCTATCGCCAAAGGCGAACATGGCCCGAAAACCGGCTTCTTCGGTTGGTTTAACCGCATGTTCGACAAAAGTACCCACCACTATACCGACAGTGTTGCCAACATCCTGCGTAGCACCGGGCGTTATTTGGTTATCTATCTGGCACTGGTGGTTGTGATGGGCTTGCTGTTCATACGGCTGCCCTCTTCATTCTTGCCCGAAGAAGATCAGGGCGTGTTCCTGACCATGGTACAAATGCCGGCGGGTGCAACCCAAGAACGTACCCAGAA contains:
- the acrB gene encoding efflux RND transporter permease AcrB, which encodes MAKFFIDRPIFAWVIAIIIMLAGGLAIMKLPVAQYPTIAPPAITISANYPGADATTVQNTVTQVIEQNMNGIDNLLYMSSSSDSSGNVQLTLTFNSGTDPDIAQVQVQNKLQLAMPLLPQEVQQQGVSVEKSSSSFLMVAGFISEDGTMQQEDIADYVGSNVKDPISRTAGVGDVQLFGSQYAMRIWMDPHKLNNFGLTPVDVINAIKVQNNQVAAGQLGGTPPVPGQELNSSIIAQTRLTNAEEFSQIMLKVNTDGSQVRLKDVAIVQLGAESYNIIARYNGKPAAGIGIKLATGANALNTSAAVKAELAKLQPFFPAGLKVVYPYDTTPFVKISINEVVKTLVEAIILVFIVMYLFLQNFRATLIPTIAVPVVLLGTFAILSALGYSINTLTMFGMVLAIGLLVDDAIVVVENVERVMQEEGLPPKEATKKSMEQIQGALVGIALVLSAVFIPMAFFGGATGAIYRQFSVTIVSAMVLSVLVALILTPALCATMLKPIAKGEHGPKTGFFGWFNRMFDKSTHHYTDSVANILRSTGRYLVIYLALVVVMGLLFIRLPSSFLPEEDQGVFLTMVQMPAGATQERTQNVLNQVTDYYLTKEKDVVNSVFTVNGFGFSGQGQNTGLAFVSLKNWDERPGDQNKVPAIVGRASAAFSKIKDGLVFAFNLPAIVELGTATGFDFELIDQGNLGHQKLTEARNQLLGMAAQHPDMLVGMRPNGLEDTPQFKVEVDQEKAQALGVAISDINTTLGSAMGGSYVNDFIDRGRVKKVYVQADAPFRMLPGDIDKWYVRNSSGQMVSFATFSSAKWEYGSPRLERYNGLPSMEILGQAAPGKSTGEAMDLMQELAAKLPSGIGYDWTGMSYQERLSGNQAPALYAISLIVVFLCLAALYESWSIPFSVMLVVPLGVVGALLATTLRGLENDVYFQVGLLTTIGLSAKNAILIVEFAKELMDKEGKGLVESTLEAVRMRLRPILMTSLAFILGVMPLVISNGAGSGAQNAVGTGVMGGMITATVLAIFFVPVFFVVVRRRFSRKSEDVEHAHAVDHKVK